ACAAATTATAAAAAAATTAAAACAATATAAAAAACTAGTCAAAGGAATAGTGAATCCTAGTAGTTTATATTTATATGGTTCACAACTTAAGGGAACGGCTACCACTAATAGTGATATAGATGTAGCGGTGATTGTAGATAACTTTGAAGGGAATGTTTTAGAAACTCTTACTGCTCTTTATA
This genomic window from Candidatus Margulisiibacteriota bacterium contains:
- a CDS encoding nucleotidyltransferase domain-containing protein, with protein sequence MDQQQIIKKLKQYKKLVKGIVNPSSLYLYGSQLKGTATTNSDIDVAVIVDNFEGNVLETLTALYKLRREIDDRIEPILLDRNNDPSGFTADILINGKII